Proteins from a genomic interval of Poecile atricapillus isolate bPoeAtr1 chromosome 1, bPoeAtr1.hap1, whole genome shotgun sequence:
- the CALCB gene encoding calcitonin gene-related peptide 2 isoform X2: MVMLKISSFLAVYALVVCQMDSFQAAPVRPGLESITDRVTLSDYEARRLLNALVKEFIQMTAEELEQASEGNSSVTAQKRACNTATCVTHRLADFLSRSGAVGKNNFVPTNVGSKAFGRRRRSVQM, from the exons ATGGTTATGCTGAAGATTTCATCTTTCCTTGCTGTTTATGCCTTGGTTGTGTGCCAGATGGACAGCTTCCAGGCAGCCCCAGTCAG ACCTGGCTTGGAGTCCATAACGGACCGAGTGACTCTCAGTGATTACGAAGCTCGGAGGTTACTAAATGCACTGGTGAAAGAGTTCATACAGATGACagcagaagagctggagcaAGCCTCCGAGGGGAACAG CAGTGTAACAGCACAGAAGAGGGCCTGCAACACAGCCACCTGTGTGACCCACCGCCTGGCAGACTTCCTGAGCAGGTCAGGGGCCGTGGGCAAGAACAACTTCGTCCCAACCAACGTGGGCTCCAAGGCCTTCGGCAGGCGAAGAAGAAGCGTGCAGATGTAA
- the CALCB gene encoding calcitonin gene-related peptide 2 isoform X1: protein MVMLKISSFLAVYALVVCQMDSFQAAPVRPGLESITDRVTLSDYEARRLLNALVKEFIQMTAEELEQASEGNSSVTAQKRACNTATCVTHRLADFLSRSGAVGKNNFVPTNVGSKAFGRRRRSVQILQ, encoded by the exons ATGGTTATGCTGAAGATTTCATCTTTCCTTGCTGTTTATGCCTTGGTTGTGTGCCAGATGGACAGCTTCCAGGCAGCCCCAGTCAG ACCTGGCTTGGAGTCCATAACGGACCGAGTGACTCTCAGTGATTACGAAGCTCGGAGGTTACTAAATGCACTGGTGAAAGAGTTCATACAGATGACagcagaagagctggagcaAGCCTCCGAGGGGAACAG CAGTGTAACAGCACAGAAGAGGGCCTGCAACACAGCCACCTGTGTGACCCACCGCCTGGCAGACTTCCTGAGCAGGTCAGGGGCCGTGGGCAAGAACAACTTCGTCCCAACCAACGTGGGCTCCAAGGCCTTCGGCAGGCGAAGAAGAAGCGTGCAGAT aTTGCAATGA